The genomic interval ttcagactagaaacaagaacaaaaatactaaataagaagagcattttttgcagtgtgttgtTGTTTATTATAAACCTTTACTTAATTTTCCCTGTAAGAATAACTGCGATGTTTTCAGACCCAGTTATGCTCTGAATCATCAACTGAAGCGAGAACATGCATTATTGTGGCGATTTCTGAATATAAGCAGATGAATGATAAACCGCAGCACTGGCTAAACGCTCTTCATCGGTGTTCGCTCAATCTGTTCTTGCTGCCGtcatcatttttaataaaaaaattataaagagAAAGGGCATTTTTAAGTGCAgctgccatgtgtgtgtgtgtgtgtgtgtgtgtgtgtgtgtgtgtgtatgtatgtgtgtgtgtttaccttGAGGAGGTTTTATTGCAgtataaatgttttagttgaGCTGAACTTTTGGACTTTGGTTATTATATGGCCGTGTAACGAAACGTGTTATGATGCAATGACGTAAACAAGATGGCGCAGCAACTGCAAAGAcggaataaatgaataaataatattgtatattttgAAGATTCTGACACTGCAATATATTCTTTCTCTTCTCTTATATACGGTCACATTAGTATTTTCCATCTCTTATTTGAGTCTCATCTGCCTATTGTCCCGTAAAATTGGATTTCAAATGGTAACGTTAAAGCAGTTGATTTCTTCCCGCCGATTAACGGATTACAATActtttattgtaatatattattcattttaatttctgtCAATGATAAAACTGTACAAGATGATGCCTTGAGCTCCTTTGTGGTGTTTATGAGATTACTATCACGACAAACTCTTTATGTAGGAGGACCAAACGTcctgttttcccaggacatATATAGACATTTTGGTTATAGatagtattttgtaatataacaatttaatataacctttataatttatataatttattatataaaaatagatttagtaatatatattattttgtaatataacaattttctatcCATTCAGAGGGGGCCGTGTTCTGGTTTTCGGTAATAAAAATATGGTCATCCTAGTTTATGATTACTATCAATATTATGTTGCCAACATACTGTTCTTtgatttaaactttttaaaattgctataattattattattatgagcCTTCAAAATCTTTAACCTTCAAAATTTAAAAGTACTTCAAGCTGTTTAAACTACGTCAAACTTTCTGGTCAGGACAACATCGAAGTTTGTCTTGGCAAACTTTTTAAAAGCTGAAGTTGTGTATAACCCATAATAGTGGctgtaaaatatgatttttaGTTCTGATATTTGGTCATTGGCCCATTCACAGACCACACTTAGAGATGTGCAAAAAGTGCACGAGGCAAGACAATTTGAGCTAAAAACAGCATAGCAACTGCATGTCAACACCTTGGCAACAATGCACGAAAACAGAGAAATTCTTTAATAGTTTAATTAGCTGTAAACGTACAGTCACGCTATCATCAATACAGTTCTACTAATATCTGCTTCTATGTATTAGCCATACAAATATCTAGCGGCTATACAAAGTTGGTTTATAAAAGGTCGGTGATGgtcggttggttggttggtgggCGGGCACCTCCTGAGATGATGTCACTCCCCTGTGAGTATCTCATTGGTGGAGTCTGTAGGGGTGGGCGTGGCTTGGCAGGTGCAGGAGCTTCAGCAGGAGATCTGTGCTAGTGGCAGGCTGACCGGCGGCCGTTCCGTCACCGTCTCCATCCACACACGACTGATCCACACTGCAGCCATCTGAGTCACACACAGAGGTACTGTTAGCATTAGGGATGGGCAACGATACCACTGATTTTGTTTTCGATACGATACCGATACTTTCAAGTTATCACCAATATCGATACCGATACTTTCAAGGTCAGTATCACCTGTATCGATACCGATATTTCCAAGGTCAGTATCACCTGTATCGATACCGATACTTTCAAGGTCAGTATCACCGATATTGATACCAATACTTTCAAGGTATCGCTGATATCGATACCAATAATTTCAAGGTATCACCGATACCGATATTTTCAAGGTATCACCGATATCGATACAGATATTTTCAAGGTATCGCTGATATCGATACCAATATTTTCAAGGTATCACCGATACCGATACCAATACTTTCAAGGTATCGCTGATATCGATACCAATATTTTCAAGGTATCACCGATACCGATATTTTCAAGGTATCACCGATGTCGTTACTGATACTTTCAAGGTCAGTATCACCGATATCGATACCGATAATTTCAAGGTATCACCGATGTCGATACTGATACTTTCAAGGTCAGTATCACCTGTATCAATACCAATACGTTCAAGGCCAGTATCACCGATATCGATACCGATACTTTCAAGGTCAGTATCACTGATATCAATACCGATACTTTCAAATTCAGTATCACCTGTATCAATACCGATACTTTTCAAGGCCAGTATCACCGATATCGATACTGATACTTTCAAGGTCAGTATCACCGATACCGATACTTTCAAAATCAGTATCACCAATATCGATACCGATACTTTCAAGGTCAGTATCACTGATATCGATACTGATACTTTCAAATTCAGTATCACCTGTATCAATACCGATACTTTTCAAGACCAGTATCACCGATATCGATACTGATACTTTCAAGGTCAGTATCACCGATACCGATACTTTCAACATCAGCATCACCGATATCGATACCGATACTTTCAAGGTCAGTATCACTGATATCGATACCGATACTTTCAAATTCAGTATCACCTGTATCAATACAGATACTTTCAAGGTCAGTATCACCGATACCGATACTTTCAAGGTCAGTATCACCGATACCGATACTGATACTTTCAAGGTATCACCGATATCGATACTGATATTTTCAAGGTATCACCTATATCGATACTTTTAAGGCCAATATAACCGGTATCAATACCGATACTTTCAATGTCATTATCACTAATATCGCTACCGATACTTTTAAGGCCAGTATCACCGATATCGCTACCAATACTTCTAAGTTTTTACCGATATCGATACAGATCACCGATATTGATACTTTCAAGGCCAGTATCATCGATATCGATACTTCTAAACTgaactttttaattattaaatgtattaaattttttaatttgcTAAGAGTAAAATGGGTAAAGATACCCAGTTAACATATTTGAAAGGTATTAACATTCAATATGCCTTAATTGCAATTTATTAGATCATCTTTtatgacttttatgatggatggatgcacttttatgatggatggatgcacttttataatggacagatgcgcaaatatatatattaagtaattattatATAAAGTCATCTGcaactaggatggcttgagggtgagtaaatcatgggaaaattgccatttttgggtgaattaaccctttaccTATAATTTTTAGGTAAAAGAAACTCCCCCAACCGGAACACACAACATACAGGTTGAGATATTAAACGTGTAAAGCTAACCTGCGTCGCAGCAGACCCCTGGAGCAGCACAGCGGCCCTCATAACCGCAGGCTTTTCCAAACGCCTCGCATGGAGTGGGCAGAAGATCCTCCTCCAGACACCGAAGCGTCTCCGGCGATCCCACCAAACACCCAATCGCCTCACCACAGCAGATACTGGGCCCAAAACACCGGCCGCGCTCACCAGGACCACACGACATGCACTAGAGGACCAGGACATTACATCTCAGTGAGCATTCTTCATCATTCAAACTCAAGCCTTAAAGcgttcacccagaaatgtaaACTCtctcattaattcctcctgtggttggccagccgtcagacctccgctcatcttcacacacagatgaagatattagtgttgaaatccgatggctcagaaaggccttcattgacaccaatgtcatttcctctctcaagacccataaaggcactaaagacgtcgttacaaagcccatctcactacagcggctcgacaatcatggaggtctgacgggtgtccaaccacatgagagaattaatgacacaatttacatttttgggtgaactaacgctttaaggAAATGAATGCACACACCTGTCGGGATGGCCATTCCTGCGCGGATCGCTTGCCACCGATTGGGCAGTTAGAGATGTAACAGGCCGAACAAACGGACAGCAGACACAGCAGACAAACCGCAGACAGCAAACCTCCAGACATATCTGTGCCAAAAACACAGTAATAATACACTCTTAggagaaaaggttctatcggtgctacgtatttggaacccctaaaaggttctatacagAAGTGTATAGTGGAGTAGCCTatactccaaagaaccttttatactaaaaaggttctataatgacaagaaagaacccttttggcactttaAAAGGGTTCTacatagaaccttttaggggctCCAG from Pseudorasbora parva isolate DD20220531a chromosome 3, ASM2467924v1, whole genome shotgun sequence carries:
- the oxt gene encoding oxytocin-neurophysin 1; protein product: MNIAAQKPNLFTSCPFQPRYNMSGGLLSAVCLLCLLSVCSACYISNCPIGGKRSAQEWPSRQCMSCGPGERGRCFGPSICCGEAIGCLVGSPETLRCLEEDLLPTPCEAFGKACGYEGRCAAPGVCCDADGCSVDQSCVDGDGDGTAAGQPATSTDLLLKLLHLPSHAHPYRLHQ